From Lolium perenne isolate Kyuss_39 chromosome 5, Kyuss_2.0, whole genome shotgun sequence, a single genomic window includes:
- the LOC127302872 gene encoding putative G-type lectin S-receptor-like serine/threonine-protein kinase At1g61610, which produces MDWPALACCTAVLTLVIFLPLSASDDRLVAGMPLSMGTAIISDGGAFALGFFNPSATTTPGRLYLAIWYNGIPEITTVWVANRETPATTSTPILSLTNTSDLVLSDGSGDKRVLWTTSVAAEQSSSPSTAVLLNTGNLVIRSSNGTMLWQSFDHHADTLLPGMNLRMKYSPREGGRLVSWKGPGDPSPGRFSYGIDPNTLLQVFLWDGPRPAARLGPWTGYVVKSERRYQVANSSTDIIVYMAVVDNDDEIYITYSLSDGAPSTRYVLTYSGEFQLQTWSSISMAWAVLETWPSSECARYGYCGPYGYCDETATPAPTCRCLDGFDPASTVEWSSGRFSAGCTRKEALRGCRDGFLAMPGMKSPDGFMLVGGNSSTMEDCSAGCGRNCSCVAYAYANLGNGRSRDISRCLVWTGELVDMVKIGAVPGTDTLFIRMASLDAGDGKRKSSNAARIVLPVVGSSVLICILFAWSKFKGKNNKRRGHNIATWNCMTTICGLVEGNLHNDHEFLFVRFEEVSLATDNFSETCMIGQGGFGKVYKGMLRGKEVAVKRLSKDSQQGIMEFKNEVILIAKLQHRNLVRLLGCCGEGDEKLLIYEYLPNKSLDATLFDDTRKLLLDWTKRFHIIKGVARGLMYLHQDSRPTIIHRDLKAGNVLLDAEMKPKIADFGMARIFGDDQQNANTQRVVGTYGYMAPEYAMEGIFSTKSDVYSFGVLLLEVVTGLRRSYSCHTMGYSSLIVFTWNMWMEGKTEKLADSSIMETCSPSEVFLCTHVALLCVQDNPDDRPFISSIVSILENGSTSLPEPNRPAYFTRRNIAMEQIVSDDHQNSMNNLTLTEIEGR; this is translated from the exons ATGGATTGGCCGGCTCTCGCCTGCTGCACAGCAGTGCTGACCCTTGTGATCTTTCTGCCGTTGAGCGCGTCGGACGACCGGCTTGTCGCCGGCATGCCGCTCTCCATGGGCACCGCTATTATCTCTGACGGAGGCGCCTTCGCCCTGGGTTTTTTCAACCCCTCCGCGACCACTACTCCGGGCAGGCTGTACCTGGCCATATGGTACAACGGCATCCCCGAGATCACCACCGTGTGGGTGGCCAACCGGGAAACACCAGCCACCACCAGTACACCGATTCTCTCCCTCACCAACACTTCTGATCTTGTCCTCTCCGACGGCAGCGGTGACAAACGCGTCCTTTGGACGACTAGCGTTGCCGCTGAGCAGAGCTCATCGCCGTCAACGGCCGTGCTCCTGAACACCGGTAACCTCGTCATCAGGTCGTCAAATGGCACCATGCTATGGCAGAGCTTCGACCACCACGCGGACACGCTCCTTCCGGGTATGAATCTCCGGATGAAATACAGCCCGCGGGAGGGCGGGCGGCTTGTATCCTGGAAGGGCCCCGGCGATCCCTCGCCGGGGCGGTTCTCCTACGGCATCGACCCAAACACTTTACTGCAAGTATTCCTTTGGGATGGGCCGCGCCCTGCGGCTCGCCTCGGACCGTGGACGGGGTACGTGGTGAAGAGCGAGCGCAGATACCAAGTGGCAAACTCCAGCACGGACATCATCGTATACATGGCTGTCGTTGACAACGATGATGAGATATATATTACCTACAGCCTCTCTGACGGCGCCCCAAGCACCAGGTACGTGCTTACATACTCCGGCGAGTTTCAGCTACAGACCTGGAGCAGCATTTCAATGGCGTGGGCGGTCCTGGAGACGTGGCCATCATCGGAATGCGCCCGGTACGGCTACTGCGGCCCGTATGGCTACTGTGACGAGACGGCAACACCCGCTCCGACATGCAGATGCCTGGACGGCTTTGATCCGGCGAGCACGGTGGAGTGGAGTAGTGGGAGGTTCTCGGCAGGGTGCACGCGGAAGGAGGCGTTGCGTGGGTGTAGAGACGGCTTCTTGGCCATGCCAGGGATGAAGTCACCGGACGGGTTCATGCTCGTCGGCGGGAACAGTAGCACAATGGAGGACTGCTCAGCTGGGTGCGGACGCAACTGTTCCTGCGTGGCGTACGCCTATGCCAATCTGGGCAACGGCAGGTCCAGAGACATATCAAGGTGCTTGGTGTGGACTGGGGAGCTGGTTGACATGGTGAAGATAGGAGCAGTGCCCGGCACCGATACTCTCTTTATCCGGATGGCAAGTTTGGACGCAGGCGATG GTAAAAGGAAAAGCAGCAATGCGGCGAGGATTGTGCTGCCAGTTGTAGGAAGCAGTGTACTCATTTGCATTTTGTTCGCATGGTCAAAATTCAAAG GCAAGAACAATAAAAGGAGAGGGCACAACATTGCAACATGGAACTGCATGACAACCATATGTGGACTTGTTGAAGGGAACCTTCACAACGATCATGAATTTCTATTTGTAAGATTTGAGGAAGTTTCCCTAGCAACAGACAACTTCTCCGAAACATGTATGATTGGTCAAGGAGGCTTTGGTAAAGTTTACAAG GGAATGTTACGTGGTAAAGAAGTTGCAGTCAAGAGGCTGAGTAAGGATTCACAACAAGGAATAATGGAGTTCAAGAATGAAGTAATACTAATTGCAAAATTGCAACACAGGAACCTGGTTCGACTTCTTGGATGTTGCGGGGAGGGAGATGAAAAGTTGTTGATTTATGAGTATCTACCTAACAAAAGTTTAGATGCTACCCTTTTCG ACGACACAAGAAAATTATTGTTGGATTGGACAAAAAGGTTTCATATAATTAAAGGGGTTGCAAGGGGACTCATGTATCTTCACCAAGATTCTAGACCAACCATAATTCATAGGGATCTCAAAGCTGGAAATGTTCTGCTAGATGCCGAGATGAAACCCAAGATAGCGGATTTCGGTATGGCGAGGATCTTTGGCGATGACCAACAAAATGCAAATACCCAACGTGTTGTTGGAACATA TGGCTACATGGCTCCAGAGTATGCAATGGAAGGCATCTTCTCTACTAAGTCCGATGTCTACAGCTTCGGTGTCTTACTACTCGAGGTTGTAACTGGTTTAAGGAGAAGCTACAGTTGTCATACCATGGGCTATTCTAGCCTTATAGTGTTC ACATGGAATATGTGGATGGAAGGGAAGACAGAGAAATTGGCAGACTCATCTATCATGGAAACTTGTTCACCATCTGAAGTTTTCCTTTGCACCCATGTGGCACTCTTGTGTGTCCAAGACAACCCAGATGACAGGCCATTCATTTCATCCATTGTTTCTATATTGGAGAACGGAAGCACTTCACTACCAGAACCCAACCGTCCTGCCTACTTTACACGGCGGAACATTGCAATGGAGCAAATAGTTAGTGATGATCATCAGAACTCCATGAACAATTTAACACTTACTGAGATAGAGGGCCGATAA